A window of Acidobacteriota bacterium contains these coding sequences:
- a CDS encoding GFA family protein, which yields MEQLVFKGSCLCGGVAYELSPPFVFFHHCHCSRCRKSSGSAFSANILVKANQFRWTRGEDLIGRWELPKAQYYCTGWCTACGSKLPWESRNKKGFLVPVGSLDDDPGCQPEKNIFWASRAPWYAEPADLPTFDEHG from the coding sequence ATGGAGCAGCTCGTCTTCAAGGGATCGTGTCTGTGCGGAGGCGTGGCCTACGAGCTGAGCCCGCCCTTCGTCTTCTTTCACCACTGCCACTGCAGTCGCTGCCGGAAATCCTCGGGCTCGGCGTTCAGCGCCAATATCCTGGTCAAAGCCAACCAATTTCGGTGGACCCGAGGAGAGGATTTGATCGGCCGGTGGGAGCTGCCGAAAGCGCAGTACTACTGTACCGGCTGGTGCACGGCCTGCGGCTCGAAGCTGCCCTGGGAATCGCGCAACAAGAAGGGATTTCTTGTCCCGGTGGGTAGTCTCGACGACGACCCGGGGTGTCAGCCCGAGAAGAACATATTCTGGGCCTCTCGAGCCCCATGGTACGCCGAACCCGCCGACCTGCCGACCTTCGACGAACACGGTTGA